One window of the Trifolium pratense cultivar HEN17-A07 linkage group LG2, ARS_RC_1.1, whole genome shotgun sequence genome contains the following:
- the LOC123904758 gene encoding short-chain dehydrogenase TIC 32, chloroplastic-like, which produces MREFVVNENEETSHSHLLLECSGYKFIFMFSFLSSECEEILLRANPKERYNSLSAYGQSKFANVLHANELARYLKEEGTIITANSLNPGAIATNLFRYHSLIDGFVGLIGRYAMKSIQQGAATTCYVALHPQVKGLSGCYFVDCNLAETSSQAGDQELARKLWEYSSNLIKTLYYHS; this is translated from the exons ATGAGAGAATTTGTAGTGAATGAAAATGAGGAAACTTCTCATAGCCACCTATTGTTGGAATGCTCTGGctataaattcattttcatgTTTTCATTTCTATCATCAGAGTGTGAAGAAATCCTTTTGAGAGCAAATCCAAAAGAGAG GTATAACAGTTTGTCTGCCTATGGACAGTCAAAGTTTGCCAATGTTTTGCATGCTAATGAACTTGCAAGATATCTAAAG gAGGAGGGCACAATAATTACTGCAAACTCACTTAACCCAGGAGCGATTGCCACCAATCTATTTCGTTATCACAGTTTAATCGATG GATTTGTTGGTCTAATTGGTAGATACGCAATGAAAAGTATACAACAG GGAGCAGCAACCACATGTTATGTCGCATTGCATCCACAAGTTAAAGGGCTGAGCGGTTGCTACTTTGTGGACTGTAATTTAGCTGAAACAAGTTCACAAGCAGGTGATCAAGAGCTTGCAAGGAAACTATGGGAGTATAGCTCAAATTTGATTAAAACTTTATATTATCACTCCTAA